In one Roseburia intestinalis L1-82 genomic region, the following are encoded:
- the bioA gene encoding adenosylmethionine--8-amino-7-oxononanoate transaminase translates to MIWYPYEQMKTMREPYKILDAEGVYLYTKDQKLIDSVSSWWCMIHGYKHPELTAAIKEQADHFCHVMLGGLTHEPVQKLSDKLQEYLPGDLDYCFFSDSGSVAVEVSLKMALQYNTNQGRKRPLVLALEHAYHGDTFKAMEVGDDEDYHFAFEEKTGVVHIPTEIAALEEAFEKYHDELNCFIVEPLLQGAGGMRMYDISFLKRARELCDAYDVLLIFDEVATGFGRTGNRFVADLVLPDILVLGKALTGGYIGHAVTVANHKVFDAFYSDNDRHALMHGPTFMGNALACAVALKGIEIFERENYMGKIKRIEEISHREMDGFTDPRIREVRIMGGCTCVEVHDGAALEGFQQFAYERGVFCRPFLKYMYSMVPYIIEEEELVQIFDVMKAWFRRG, encoded by the coding sequence ATGATCTGGTATCCTTACGAACAGATGAAAACAATGCGGGAACCTTATAAAATTTTAGATGCCGAGGGTGTTTATCTTTATACGAAAGATCAGAAACTGATCGATTCGGTATCGTCCTGGTGGTGTATGATCCATGGCTATAAACACCCGGAACTGACGGCTGCCATCAAAGAACAGGCAGATCATTTCTGCCATGTCATGCTTGGCGGACTGACACATGAGCCGGTGCAGAAGCTTTCGGATAAGTTGCAGGAGTATTTGCCGGGAGATTTGGATTACTGCTTTTTCTCGGATTCCGGAAGTGTTGCGGTGGAAGTCTCCTTAAAGATGGCATTACAGTACAATACAAATCAGGGCAGAAAACGTCCGCTTGTGCTTGCATTAGAGCATGCTTACCACGGGGATACGTTTAAGGCGATGGAAGTGGGGGATGATGAGGATTATCATTTCGCATTTGAAGAAAAAACGGGTGTGGTTCATATACCGACCGAAATCGCGGCACTGGAGGAGGCATTTGAGAAATATCATGACGAATTGAACTGTTTTATCGTGGAACCGCTGCTGCAGGGCGCAGGCGGAATGCGGATGTATGATATTTCTTTCCTGAAACGCGCACGCGAATTGTGTGATGCGTATGATGTACTTTTGATCTTTGATGAGGTTGCAACGGGATTTGGAAGAACCGGCAACCGTTTTGTGGCTGATCTGGTACTGCCGGATATCTTAGTGCTCGGAAAGGCACTGACCGGAGGTTATATCGGTCATGCGGTGACAGTGGCAAACCACAAGGTATTTGATGCATTTTACAGCGATAATGACCGTCATGCACTGATGCACGGACCGACCTTTATGGGAAATGCACTTGCCTGTGCCGTGGCACTCAAAGGGATTGAGATTTTTGAACGTGAAAATTATATGGGAAAAATCAAACGCATTGAAGAAATTTCACACCGTGAGATGGACGGATTTACGGATCCGAGGATCAGAGAAGTGCGTATTATGGGCGGCTGTACCTGTGTGGAAGTGCACGATGGAGCAGCCCTTGAAGGATTCCAGCAGTTTGCATATGAGAGAGGAGTCTTTTGCCGTCCGTTCTTAAAGTACATGTATTCCATGGTTCCTTACATTATAGAGGAAGAGGAACTGGTTCAGATTTTTGATGTGATGAAAGCATGGTTTCGCAGAGGTTAA